A stretch of the Esox lucius isolate fEsoLuc1 chromosome 2, fEsoLuc1.pri, whole genome shotgun sequence genome encodes the following:
- the LOC105025974 gene encoding transmembrane protein 138-like, with protein sequence MLQTNNYSLVLLIQLSLLTFDLFVNSFSELLRAAPVVQLVLFIIQDIAILFNLIIILLMLFNTYVFQVGLVSLLLDRFRTLLLLSALYLTFSISLHSWIMNLRWLKSNRYVWTDGLQVLFVFQRIASVLYYYFYKRTSEYLGDPRLYEDSPWLRDAFANARARQ encoded by the exons ATGCTCCAAACCAACAACTACTCCCTGGTGCTACTGATCCAGCTGAGCCTGTTGACCTTCGACCTGTTCGTCAACTCCTTCAGTGAGCTGCTGAGGGCTGCGCCTGTTGTCCAGCTGGTGCTCTTCAT tATCCAGGACATTGCCATCCTGTTTAACCTGATCATCATCCTGCTGATGCTGTTCAACACCTACGTGTTCCAAGTGGGATTGGTGTCCCTGCTTCTGGATCGCTTCAGAACCTTGCTGCTGCTCTCTGCTCTTTACCTGACCTTCAGCATCTCCCTGCACTCCTGGATCATG AATCTACGCTGGCTAAAATCTAACCGCTATGTGTGGACTGATGGGCTCCAAGTGCTTTTTGTCTTCCAAAGAATAG cATCTGTATTATACTACTACTTCTACAAGCGTACTAGTGAGTACTTAGGTGACCCGCGGCTCTATGAAGATTCCCCTTGGCTCAGAGATGCCTTTGCCAATGCCAGGGCTCGCCAGTGA